A stretch of Desulfobacter hydrogenophilus DNA encodes these proteins:
- a CDS encoding recombinase family protein → MVLILFWLFKTKKQPSLCLKLSLKNQNHIILTMPKIDETIRFKEQHMGRIIGYARISTGDQNLQSQVHELNSYNCVHVFFDIASGAKSKRPGLEECLQSLKKGDTLVVWRLDRLGRSLPHLVTIINDLKSRGIGFKSLHDGVIDTTSASGELVFNIFAALSQFERELIRERTKSGLSAARSRGIVGGRKPIRPDNPKVLSAKKLHADKNMKINDICKTLNISRATLYRYVSMPDIG, encoded by the coding sequence ATGGTACTGATCTTATTCTGGCTATTTAAAACGAAAAAACAACCCTCTTTATGTCTCAAATTAAGTCTTAAAAATCAAAATCACATTATCTTGACAATGCCAAAAATAGATGAGACTATTAGGTTCAAGGAGCAGCATATGGGACGAATTATAGGCTATGCCAGAATAAGTACGGGTGACCAAAATCTACAATCTCAAGTTCATGAACTGAACTCTTATAATTGCGTCCACGTTTTTTTCGATATTGCCAGTGGTGCCAAAAGTAAAAGACCAGGGTTAGAAGAATGTTTGCAGTCCCTTAAAAAGGGAGACACTTTGGTTGTCTGGCGATTGGACAGATTGGGCAGATCTCTGCCGCATTTGGTTACCATTATTAATGATCTTAAATCCAGGGGTATCGGTTTTAAATCGCTGCATGACGGTGTTATTGATACAACATCTGCATCCGGTGAACTTGTTTTCAATATTTTTGCAGCTCTTTCCCAATTTGAACGGGAACTGATCCGGGAAAGAACAAAGTCTGGATTATCCGCCGCGAGATCCCGCGGGATTGTTGGCGGCCGCAAGCCGATCCGTCCGGATAACCCGAAAGTGTTATCGGCAAAGAAATTACATGCCGATAAAAATATGAAAATAAATGATATTTGTAAAACCTTGAATATTTCAAGGGCTACATTGTACCGGTATGTTTCTATGCCGGATATTGGATAA
- a CDS encoding transposase, with the protein MARANRHFLSGYAWHITHRCHNKEFLLKLVKDRQRLLYWFFQAKKRYGLCILNYIITSNHIHLLVYDKGRSPDHIPRSIQLIAGRTGQEYNQRKNRKGAFWEDRYHATAVQDDSHLIKCINYIDLNMVRAGVVDHPIKWKQSGFNEIQNPRKRYGLINYDFLMKLLGFSDYDSLKTAHNQWIELALDQTNKKDPAWTRSIAVGDKQFIEKTKALLGDKAKGREEIKSGTGFELKEEQAPYGNFELDFDNKFYWDIDDFLRKPFLISK; encoded by the coding sequence ATGGCTCGCGCAAATCGACATTTTCTATCTGGATACGCATGGCATATAACTCATCGCTGCCATAATAAAGAATTTTTGCTTAAGCTGGTTAAAGATCGACAACGCCTATTATACTGGTTCTTCCAGGCAAAAAAGAGATATGGGCTTTGTATTTTAAATTACATTATTACCTCGAATCACATTCATCTGCTTGTTTATGATAAAGGCCGCAGTCCAGATCATATCCCAAGATCAATACAATTAATTGCAGGAAGAACGGGACAAGAATATAACCAACGGAAAAATCGTAAAGGTGCCTTTTGGGAAGATCGATATCATGCCACAGCAGTGCAAGATGATTCTCACTTAATAAAATGCATCAACTACATTGACTTGAATATGGTTCGTGCCGGGGTTGTGGATCATCCAATAAAATGGAAGCAATCTGGTTTTAATGAAATCCAAAATCCCCGCAAAAGATATGGATTAATAAATTATGATTTTCTGATGAAACTGTTAGGTTTTTCCGATTACGATTCGCTAAAAACGGCTCATAATCAATGGATTGAGTTGGCTTTAGATCAAACAAACAAAAAAGATCCTGCGTGGACAAGAAGTATTGCTGTTGGGGATAAACAATTTATAGAAAAGACCAAAGCACTTCTTGGGGACAAGGCCAAAGGACGCGAAGAAATTAAATCAGGAACTGGGTTTGAACTAAAAGAAGAACAAGCACCTTATGGGAATTTTGAATTAGATTTCGATAATAAGTTTTATTGGGATATAGACGATTTTCTTAGAAAGCCCTTTTTGATATCAAAATAG
- the ric gene encoding iron-sulfur cluster repair di-iron protein → MNKSTAAKNRPLKISPEQTVRELVVQHPQLRSELEKLGIDYCCGGLHPLSAAVQAAGLKWRTVEDKLKQAWSSAQKEEPATDWNAATLTVLTDHILDKHHAFTKEQLLRLDGLLQKVQRAHGEKHGELLNQLRQLFDGLAEELSAHLLKEEQILFPAIKGIDAFMSGTGPRPVVHCGTIENPIRQMMLEHDHAGNVLVDIRKLTGNYRLPADGCRTFAALYDGLQALEADLHEHIHLENNILFPKSTAQEAMINS, encoded by the coding sequence ATGAACAAATCAACCGCAGCAAAAAACCGTCCGTTAAAGATCAGCCCGGAGCAAACCGTCCGCGAACTGGTGGTACAGCACCCTCAGCTGCGTTCGGAGTTGGAAAAGCTTGGGATCGACTATTGCTGCGGTGGACTGCACCCTCTGTCCGCCGCGGTGCAGGCGGCCGGGCTGAAATGGCGCACGGTTGAAGACAAACTGAAACAGGCCTGGAGTTCCGCGCAAAAAGAGGAACCTGCGACGGACTGGAATGCGGCCACGCTCACCGTCTTGACCGACCATATTCTCGATAAGCACCACGCCTTCACAAAGGAACAGCTATTGCGTCTCGACGGACTGCTGCAGAAGGTTCAGCGCGCTCACGGCGAAAAACACGGCGAGCTGCTGAATCAGCTGCGGCAACTGTTTGACGGGCTCGCTGAAGAACTCTCGGCGCACCTGCTGAAAGAGGAGCAGATTCTCTTCCCAGCCATCAAGGGCATTGATGCCTTTATGTCGGGAACCGGCCCTCGGCCGGTCGTCCACTGCGGAACAATTGAAAACCCGATTCGGCAGATGATGCTGGAGCATGATCACGCGGGGAATGTCTTGGTAGACATCCGCAAGCTGACCGGAAATTACCGGCTTCCCGCCGATGGGTGCCGGACCTTTGCGGCGCTCTACGACGGACTTCAGGCTTTGGAGGCCGACCTGCACGAGCACATTCATCTGGAGAACAACATCCTGTTCCCGAAAAGCACGGCGCAGGAAGCGATGATCAATTCCTGA
- a CDS encoding TetR/AcrR family transcriptional regulator — MSASNKYLPAEERRAVTVEAVVELAGEQNPSEITTAAIAKRMGLTQGALFRHFKNKDAILQAVMEWTTERLMSRIEKAVHAESSPLAALKGMFMAHVGFITEHPGIPRMLFGELQRSEETAPKRMVQTLIRRYTEHLNRLFEQGKTCGELDGKLDNEAAASLFIGTIQGLVMQSLITGDVGHMRRNAPKVFTIYQRGIRRAS, encoded by the coding sequence ATGAGCGCATCAAACAAATATCTTCCGGCTGAAGAACGACGGGCGGTGACGGTAGAGGCGGTGGTCGAGTTGGCTGGTGAACAAAACCCGAGCGAGATTACCACGGCTGCCATAGCCAAACGCATGGGATTGACTCAGGGTGCACTTTTTCGTCATTTCAAAAACAAGGATGCCATCTTACAGGCGGTTATGGAATGGACGACCGAACGGTTAATGTCCCGCATCGAAAAAGCAGTACACGCAGAATCCTCTCCCCTTGCCGCACTAAAAGGCATGTTTATGGCGCATGTGGGCTTTATAACAGAGCATCCCGGTATTCCACGCATGTTGTTTGGTGAATTGCAACGCTCGGAAGAAACTGCGCCCAAGAGAATGGTGCAAACGCTCATCCGCCGTTATACGGAGCACCTCAATCGTTTGTTTGAACAGGGAAAAACCTGCGGTGAGCTTGATGGAAAGCTTGATAACGAGGCTGCGGCTTCCCTCTTCATCGGCACCATTCAAGGATTGGTCATGCAATCGTTGATAACCGGAGATGTGGGCCATATGCGCCGCAATGCGCCGAAAGTATTTACCATATATCAAAGGGGCATCAGGAGGGCATCATGA
- a CDS encoding efflux RND transporter periplasmic adaptor subunit encodes MKKLPLKKRSLALIAVLVPLLALFIYVALRSGPLAPVSVVLATVENKSLSPALFGIGTIEARYTYKIGPTVAGRVKRLDVHVGDRVKAGQVLGEMDPVDLDEHIRAQDATLKQAAAQLNEAQVRRDYAQTQALRYEQLLQARSTSEEVVATKQHDLLVAKAGLTAAQEELSRLRAEREALAAQRNNLSLISPVNGLVVSRDAEPGTTVVPGQAVVELIDPDTLWVNVRFDQIRAQGLAPGLSAQIVLRSQAGEQKAGRVLRIEPLADAVTEETLAKVVFDQIPDPLPPVGELVEVTVTLPTLGATPIAPNAAIHHLDGRLGVWQVTHDDLHFTPVSLGIADLEGRVQIQKGLKAGDRIVVYSENTLNAHSRIHIVDHIQGVTQ; translated from the coding sequence ATGAAAAAACTGCCTTTAAAAAAACGGTCATTGGCACTGATAGCGGTACTTGTTCCTCTGCTTGCTCTTTTTATCTATGTGGCCTTGCGTTCCGGGCCGCTTGCGCCGGTATCCGTTGTATTGGCCACGGTCGAGAATAAGAGCCTCTCACCGGCACTATTCGGCATCGGAACCATTGAGGCCCGTTACACCTACAAGATTGGTCCAACGGTTGCGGGGCGAGTCAAACGCCTGGACGTACACGTAGGTGATCGTGTCAAGGCTGGCCAAGTGCTTGGTGAAATGGACCCGGTGGATCTTGATGAACATATCCGGGCTCAGGATGCCACGCTGAAACAAGCAGCCGCTCAATTAAACGAAGCGCAGGTGCGTCGGGATTATGCGCAGACACAGGCTTTGCGTTACGAGCAGTTACTTCAAGCGCGGTCCACCAGTGAGGAAGTGGTAGCCACTAAGCAACACGACCTGTTGGTTGCAAAAGCGGGGCTGACTGCAGCACAAGAGGAGCTATCCCGTTTACGTGCCGAACGGGAGGCGTTAGCGGCGCAGCGCAATAACCTGTCTCTTATTTCGCCAGTTAACGGCCTGGTCGTTTCGCGTGATGCCGAACCGGGAACTACCGTGGTCCCAGGTCAGGCTGTCGTGGAACTGATCGATCCGGACACCCTCTGGGTCAATGTCCGCTTCGATCAGATTCGTGCGCAGGGTCTCGCCCCAGGCCTATCCGCCCAGATCGTATTACGTTCCCAGGCAGGGGAACAAAAGGCCGGACGTGTACTGAGGATCGAACCCCTGGCAGATGCGGTAACAGAAGAAACCCTTGCCAAGGTTGTCTTCGATCAAATTCCTGATCCACTGCCGCCTGTCGGCGAACTGGTCGAAGTCACGGTCACCTTGCCGACCCTTGGGGCAACGCCGATTGCCCCCAATGCCGCCATCCACCACCTTGACGGCAGACTGGGCGTGTGGCAGGTCACCCATGACGATCTTCACTTTACACCCGTTTCACTGGGGATTGCCGATTTGGAGGGCCGTGTGCAAATACAAAAAGGGCTCAAGGCGGGTGACCGGATAGTGGTCTACAGCGAAAACACCTTGAATGCGCACAGCCGGATTCACATCGTTGACCATATTCAGGGGGTGACGCAATGA
- a CDS encoding ABC transporter permease — protein MISLAGRDIMHSWGKFVFTGMGLGLLIGITLSMAGIYRGMVDDAKVLLDNSGADLWVVQKDTLGPYAESSSLYDDIWRGIRGMAGVERAANITYLTMQVGKQEGDVRAMVTGVTPGGPGTPGWPPHLIAGRQITRSHYEAVADIASGFKLDERIQIRRNQYTVVGLTRRMVSSNGDPMVFIPLKDAQEAQFLKDNDAIRGQRRRTAENPALNPLLDAVIASQTTNPYVNAILVQVEAGHDPEKVAGSIRRWKRLTVYTRSQMEEILVGKLIATSARQIFMFLVILSIVSSAIVAFIIYTLTLGKIREIAVLKLLGTRNRTIVGLIMQQSIALGLIGFVVGKISATLLMAPIFPKYVLLQPLDSVMGFMAVVIICVLSSIIAIRAALRVDPAEAIGG, from the coding sequence ATGATCAGTTTAGCAGGACGCGACATCATGCACTCCTGGGGAAAGTTCGTCTTTACCGGTATGGGTCTTGGGCTGCTCATCGGCATCACACTGTCCATGGCGGGGATTTATCGTGGTATGGTGGACGATGCCAAAGTGTTGCTCGACAACAGCGGTGCTGATCTCTGGGTGGTACAGAAGGACACCCTTGGGCCCTACGCTGAGTCATCAAGTCTCTACGATGATATCTGGCGTGGGATTCGAGGCATGGCGGGGGTGGAACGGGCGGCAAACATCACTTATCTCACCATGCAGGTGGGCAAACAAGAGGGTGACGTGCGTGCCATGGTTACCGGCGTCACGCCCGGCGGGCCAGGAACACCCGGTTGGCCACCCCATCTCATTGCGGGTCGCCAGATTACCCGAAGCCATTACGAGGCTGTTGCCGATATCGCTTCCGGATTTAAACTGGATGAACGTATCCAGATCCGCCGTAACCAGTACACCGTAGTCGGGCTGACCAGGAGGATGGTCTCTTCCAATGGAGACCCGATGGTGTTCATTCCGCTTAAAGATGCCCAGGAAGCCCAGTTTCTCAAGGATAATGACGCCATCCGAGGGCAGCGTCGACGCACGGCCGAGAACCCTGCCCTCAATCCCCTGCTTGATGCGGTTATTGCCTCGCAAACCACCAACCCTTACGTCAATGCGATTTTAGTGCAGGTTGAAGCAGGCCATGACCCGGAAAAAGTCGCTGGGTCGATCCGTCGCTGGAAGCGCTTAACCGTCTACACCCGCAGCCAGATGGAGGAGATTCTGGTTGGTAAGCTGATCGCTACCTCCGCCAGACAGATCTTCATGTTCCTGGTAATCCTTTCGATTGTCAGCTCTGCCATTGTCGCCTTCATCATCTACACCCTGACGCTCGGGAAAATTCGTGAAATTGCCGTCTTAAAACTACTCGGCACCAGGAACCGCACCATTGTCGGCCTGATCATGCAACAGTCCATCGCCCTGGGTTTGATCGGCTTTGTGGTGGGCAAGATCTCGGCAACTTTATTAATGGCGCCAATCTTTCCCAAATATGTACTGCTGCAACCGCTCGACTCCGTTATGGGTTTTATGGCCGTGGTCATAATCTGCGTACTATCGAGCATTATCGCCATTCGTGCCGCGCTCAGGGTCGATCCGGCCGAGGCCATAGGGGGATGA
- a CDS encoding ABC transporter ATP-binding protein translates to MTAKGIRIEGVKKRYGSGDTAVDALKMVNMHVAPGEVVGLIGPSGSGKSTLLKCLGAVIEPTAGKMILGDDIIYDDGWKVKDLRALRRDRIGFVFQAPYLIPFLDVTDNVALLPMLAGMPNTEARKRAIELFKALDVEHRAKAMPSQLSGGEQQRVAIARGLVNRPPVILADEPTAPLDSERALAVIRILNDMAQKFETAIIVVTHDEKIIPTFKRIYNIREGVTYEEEGEGRVFK, encoded by the coding sequence ATGACAGCAAAAGGTATTCGTATTGAGGGGGTAAAAAAACGTTATGGCAGCGGAGATACTGCCGTTGATGCCCTGAAGATGGTCAACATGCACGTTGCGCCGGGTGAAGTTGTTGGACTGATAGGTCCTTCTGGATCTGGCAAAAGTACGCTCCTTAAATGTTTGGGCGCGGTGATCGAGCCGACCGCCGGAAAAATGATACTCGGAGATGACATCATTTATGACGACGGCTGGAAGGTCAAAGATCTTCGTGCCTTGCGGCGGGACCGGATCGGCTTTGTATTCCAGGCACCTTATCTGATTCCCTTCCTCGACGTCACCGACAACGTCGCCCTTCTGCCCATGCTGGCGGGAATGCCAAACACCGAGGCGCGTAAACGGGCAATAGAATTGTTTAAAGCGCTTGATGTGGAACATCGCGCCAAGGCCATGCCCTCTCAACTCTCTGGTGGAGAACAGCAACGCGTGGCTATTGCACGGGGACTGGTCAATCGTCCCCCGGTAATACTGGCGGATGAACCGACCGCTCCGCTGGATAGCGAGCGCGCCCTGGCTGTAATCCGAATATTGAACGACATGGCTCAAAAATTCGAGACCGCCATTATTGTCGTCACCCACGATGAAAAAATCATTCCCACCTTTAAACGCATATATAACATCCGTGAAGGGGTGACCTATGAAGAAGAAGGTGAAGGACGTGTTTTCAAATGA
- a CDS encoding efflux transporter outer membrane subunit: protein MENNNKIVHYALIGVCLLTFAGCAVGPDFQRPAPPDVTGYTSTPLAANLNSSPTMLGDPQNIIKEERLNKYWWRAMGSEQLETLICEALEHNPTLMAAEATLRQAQELYAAKAGSTLYPQADANLTGQRQRFNPNSSGLTDDAREFGLYNAGVGVTYTFDLAGGNRRALEALAARSDYQQFQLEGARLTLVANIVTTAITQASLKRQTEIIENILKSQENQLELTLERIRLGHKEPDDALALQTQLEQTRAKIPPLHYQLQQNEHFSAVLVGKAPGEGLLPSFTLEDFTLPPELPLLIPSELVHARPDILGAEALLHASNAEYGVAISKLYPQLNLNADLGSQALTTGALFGGGSAVWSLVGQLTQPLFNPGLPAEKRAALAAFDTAAANYQSVVLEALRNVADALRALENDSKRLEALSAADFASEKFLESTQRRYRLGAASYYDLLIAQQQRLQTELDLTEGQAKRLVNTAVFYQAMGGGLNGITESTGDVLEAQSAERSASR, encoded by the coding sequence ATGGAAAATAATAATAAGATTGTTCATTATGCCTTAATAGGAGTGTGTCTTCTGACGTTTGCGGGATGTGCTGTTGGGCCTGACTTCCAGCGTCCAGCCCCCCCTGATGTGACTGGTTATACGTCCACCCCGCTGGCTGCAAATTTAAATTCCTCCCCCACCATGCTGGGTGATCCACAAAACATTATTAAAGAAGAACGCTTAAATAAATATTGGTGGCGAGCGATGGGCTCCGAACAACTAGAAACGCTCATCTGTGAAGCCCTGGAACATAACCCAACCCTGATGGCGGCAGAGGCTACCTTACGTCAGGCGCAGGAACTTTATGCGGCGAAGGCTGGTTCGACACTTTATCCCCAGGCTGACGCCAACCTCACCGGCCAGCGCCAGAGATTCAACCCCAATTCATCGGGGCTGACCGACGACGCCAGGGAATTCGGTCTTTACAACGCCGGCGTAGGCGTTACATATACATTTGACCTGGCCGGAGGTAATCGTAGGGCGTTGGAAGCTCTGGCCGCCCGAAGCGATTATCAGCAGTTCCAATTAGAAGGCGCTCGCTTAACACTGGTGGCAAATATCGTAACAACGGCTATTACTCAGGCAAGCCTGAAAAGGCAGACTGAAATTATAGAAAACATCTTAAAGTCGCAGGAAAATCAACTCGAACTTACCCTGGAACGTATCCGTCTTGGTCATAAAGAACCGGACGATGCGTTGGCCTTGCAAACACAGTTGGAGCAAACGCGCGCCAAAATACCGCCGTTACATTATCAACTTCAACAGAACGAACATTTTTCAGCCGTTCTTGTCGGTAAAGCTCCAGGCGAGGGCCTGCTGCCGTCGTTTACCCTGGAGGATTTCACCTTGCCGCCGGAGTTGCCGCTGTTAATCCCCTCTGAACTGGTACATGCAAGGCCGGATATTCTCGGCGCTGAAGCGCTGCTGCATGCCTCTAATGCAGAATACGGGGTTGCAATATCGAAACTATATCCCCAACTCAACCTTAATGCCGATCTTGGATCCCAGGCTCTGACGACCGGTGCGTTGTTCGGCGGTGGTTCTGCTGTTTGGAGTCTGGTGGGGCAGCTGACACAACCCCTGTTCAATCCGGGCTTGCCCGCTGAAAAGCGAGCGGCTCTTGCGGCCTTTGATACGGCTGCGGCAAACTACCAGTCCGTTGTTCTGGAAGCGCTTCGCAACGTGGCTGATGCATTGCGAGCACTGGAGAATGATTCAAAAAGACTGGAGGCTCTTTCTGCCGCTGATTTCGCTTCTGAAAAGTTTTTAGAGTCAACACAGCGTCGGTATAGGCTTGGAGCAGCCAGCTATTACGATCTGCTTATCGCACAACAGCAACGCCTTCAGACCGAACTCGATCTAACAGAAGGCCAAGCCAAACGGCTGGTTAACACTGCCGTTTTTTACCAGGCAATGGGCGGCGGTTTAAACGGCATTACCGAAAGCACTGGCGATGTGTTGGAGGCTCAAAGCGCGGAGCGGAGCGCCTCGCGATAG
- a CDS encoding HPP family protein — protein sequence MIPYFKKMAGGGQRPPKVNLSEVFWSWLGAFLGITPVAYLNYNLLSGNDFVYIIGSFGASAVLVYGAVRSPLAQPRNLIGGHLLSAFVGVACWQLFHPFPWFAAAFSVATAIALMHVTQTLHPPGGATALIAVIGSEKIHELGFWYMLVPVGIGVGIMLIVALAINNMASRRKYPEFWF from the coding sequence ATGATACCTTATTTTAAAAAAATGGCCGGCGGCGGGCAGCGTCCTCCCAAAGTAAACCTCAGCGAAGTATTCTGGTCCTGGTTAGGGGCTTTTCTGGGAATCACCCCGGTGGCCTATTTAAACTACAATCTGTTATCCGGAAATGATTTTGTTTATATCATCGGCTCATTCGGTGCATCAGCGGTACTGGTCTATGGCGCAGTCAGAAGCCCTTTGGCCCAGCCCAGAAATCTCATCGGCGGCCATCTGCTGTCCGCCTTTGTGGGCGTGGCCTGCTGGCAGCTTTTCCATCCCTTTCCCTGGTTTGCGGCAGCCTTTTCCGTTGCAACGGCCATTGCCCTGATGCACGTCACCCAGACCCTTCATCCCCCCGGGGGGGCCACAGCCCTGATCGCTGTGATCGGCAGCGAAAAAATACACGAGTTGGGCTTCTGGTACATGCTGGTTCCTGTAGGAATCGGCGTAGGAATTATGCTCATCGTCGCTTTGGCCATCAACAATATGGCAAGCAGAAGAAAGTATCCAGAGTTCTGGTTTTAA
- a CDS encoding CBS domain-containing protein, which translates to MNFSRINECFQTITDEDVLEAMREIPGYLDITPSDFIEVYRIAFDHAVNRIKTAILAEHVMTRTVVSVLEDAPLLETAVQMRDHDISGMPVLNEQGAVTGVISEKDFLSRMTEKKDPSFMQVLIQCMDDSCCLARSLKTLKVRDIMSSPPVTVHKSFKLLDVANLMDRRKINRVPVCEDHNILVGIIARSDLVQAMC; encoded by the coding sequence ATGAACTTCAGTCGTATCAATGAATGCTTTCAGACCATCACAGACGAAGATGTACTGGAGGCGATGAGGGAAATCCCCGGATATCTGGATATTACGCCGTCTGACTTTATAGAGGTATACCGGATCGCTTTTGATCATGCGGTTAACCGTATTAAGACAGCTATCCTGGCAGAGCATGTGATGACTCGAACGGTTGTTTCCGTCCTTGAAGATGCCCCGCTTTTGGAGACCGCTGTCCAGATGCGGGATCACGATATTTCTGGTATGCCGGTGCTCAATGAACAGGGCGCTGTGACCGGCGTCATATCGGAAAAAGATTTTCTGTCCAGAATGACTGAGAAAAAAGACCCGTCGTTCATGCAGGTGCTGATTCAGTGTATGGATGACAGCTGTTGCCTGGCCCGGTCCCTTAAAACGCTGAAGGTCCGGGACATTATGTCTTCGCCGCCCGTTACTGTCCACAAGAGCTTCAAACTGCTGGACGTGGCCAACCTTATGGACCGGAGGAAGATTAACCGGGTACCGGTGTGTGAGGACCACAACATTCTGGTAGGGATCATTGCCCGGTCAGACCTTGTCCAGGCCATGTGCTGA
- a CDS encoding multiheme c-type cytochrome, whose product MKRKLSALLAGVFITGISASTVLCSDVQMNIPKSKEFRIERSMSPEAMACIECHKKQHPGIFSDWAASRHASANITCYDCHAAEAHDPDVSQSHFKEYEANDTKYGQKKYMVPVSAVVTPKDCSRCHPDEATQYSKSKHANTLEIIWKIDSWLNDGMTSEFERVNGCYHCHGTILKLKDKELDPATWPNVGVGRINLDGSKGSCTSCHTRHRFSVMEARKPQACGQCHLGPDHPQIEIFTESKHGDIYDAFGDDYNWTAAPGTWTPGVDFRGPTCASCHMSGAGSVMTSHDVTERLSWELQAPLTVRPEDFKALPAQTNWQEERTKMQEVCMQCHGKRWTESHYSQMDQTIEEYNEVYFKPAKAKLDELYTKGLLDKTRFFDEPLEVEYYELWHHEGRRARMGAAMMAPDYSWWHGFYECKKRLNAFMEEANHLIETGKKSYKAENYPNATGSTTKPPEIFKQ is encoded by the coding sequence ATGAAAAGAAAATTGAGTGCACTGCTGGCGGGTGTATTTATCACCGGCATATCCGCATCCACGGTTTTATGTTCGGATGTCCAGATGAATATACCAAAATCAAAAGAGTTCAGGATTGAGCGGTCCATGTCACCCGAGGCCATGGCATGTATCGAATGTCATAAAAAACAGCACCCGGGCATCTTTTCTGACTGGGCGGCCAGTCGTCATGCCAGCGCCAATATTACCTGTTACGACTGCCACGCTGCCGAGGCTCATGATCCGGATGTCAGTCAATCTCATTTTAAAGAGTACGAGGCAAACGATACTAAATACGGGCAAAAAAAATACATGGTTCCGGTTTCTGCGGTGGTCACCCCCAAAGACTGCTCCCGGTGCCATCCGGATGAAGCAACGCAATACAGCAAGAGTAAACATGCCAACACCCTTGAAATTATCTGGAAAATAGATTCCTGGCTCAACGATGGCATGACCAGTGAGTTTGAGCGGGTAAACGGCTGTTACCATTGCCACGGCACCATTTTAAAATTAAAAGACAAAGAACTTGATCCGGCAACTTGGCCCAATGTCGGTGTGGGACGGATAAACCTTGACGGCAGTAAAGGCAGTTGCACAAGTTGCCATACAAGACATCGTTTTTCTGTTATGGAGGCCAGAAAACCCCAGGCCTGCGGACAATGCCATCTTGGCCCGGATCATCCCCAGATCGAAATTTTCACAGAATCAAAACATGGTGACATTTACGATGCGTTTGGGGATGACTACAACTGGACCGCCGCGCCGGGAACCTGGACACCTGGTGTTGATTTCAGGGGACCGACCTGTGCCTCATGTCATATGTCCGGTGCCGGCAGTGTAATGACCTCCCATGATGTCACCGAAAGATTATCCTGGGAATTGCAGGCCCCATTGACAGTCAGACCCGAAGACTTCAAAGCCCTTCCAGCCCAGACAAATTGGCAGGAAGAACGAACTAAAATGCAGGAAGTCTGTATGCAGTGTCACGGAAAAAGGTGGACCGAATCCCACTACAGTCAGATGGATCAAACCATCGAAGAATATAATGAAGTTTATTTCAAACCGGCTAAAGCCAAACTTGACGAACTCTATACAAAAGGCCTGCTTGACAAGACCCGTTTTTTTGACGAGCCCCTTGAGGTGGAGTACTATGAGCTATGGCACCACGAAGGACGCCGGGCAAGGATGGGCGCTGCGATGATGGCCCCGGACTATTCATGGTGGCACGGATTCTATGAATGCAAAAAACGCTTAAATGCGTTCATGGAAGAAGCCAACCACCTGATTGAAACCGGTAAAAAATCCTATAAAGCAGAAAATTATCCCAACGCCACCGGCAGCACCACAAAACCACCTGAAATTTTTAAACAATAG
- a CDS encoding NapC/NirT family cytochrome c, with amino-acid sequence MRKMIKPLIFVFIGIIIAFPVFSLTYYTMARTSTPGFCASCHEIQPAFNAWKTSTHVNNAQGFVADCMDCHLPAPQDTMNFFYTKTIHGIKDVFVHFAYGTYDREKSREHAYETFKNAQCQKCHRNILNIPDKRGAMLAHRTVLYPKEGYEKKCVDCHRNLVHVDSEIYRYKQKQAPYRGLGI; translated from the coding sequence ATGAGAAAAATGATCAAACCTTTAATTTTTGTCTTCATCGGCATTATTATCGCTTTTCCTGTATTTAGCCTGACCTACTATACAATGGCGAGAACATCAACGCCTGGATTCTGCGCATCCTGCCACGAGATTCAACCCGCCTTTAACGCGTGGAAAACCTCTACCCATGTAAACAACGCCCAGGGATTTGTCGCGGATTGTATGGACTGTCACCTGCCTGCCCCGCAGGATACAATGAACTTTTTCTATACAAAGACGATCCACGGCATCAAAGATGTATTCGTCCATTTTGCCTATGGGACCTATGACCGGGAAAAGAGCCGTGAGCACGCCTATGAAACATTTAAAAATGCACAATGCCAAAAATGTCACCGAAATATTTTGAATATCCCGGATAAAAGGGGAGCCATGCTGGCCCACCGGACAGTTCTATACCCCAAAGAAGGTTATGAAAAAAAATGTGTAGACTGCCATAGGAATCTGGTTCATGTGGACAGTGAAATTTATAGGTATAAACAAAAACAGGCACCGTATAGAGGATTGGGGATTTAG